A part of Desulfobacter sp. genomic DNA contains:
- a CDS encoding response regulator — translation MMLITLDTRSLFIALAVATLSLSLCMFHFMLSRKTYPGFSTWCLSFLWIGIGIGLIGLQGVMPRLITGGLGNAVIFYAAFLFYSGFRMFANQRVDRRRHAAAFTAYLLCHLFFLYGMPCLPARVILISSVLALYSGFCLNTLLNNIHREVSRPNWILAAALGMLILFFLHRALHYLIHPSLEKSIITSKTLEPTIFPLVLTAVIIFLVVGLIQLSYQRLEKDHADGYNDLEQAMKEAESATLAKSEFLANMSHEIRTPMNGIIGMLDLLAATPLTPEQEDLSRSAQESAESLLYLVNDILDFSKIEAGMMELESIDFNLNITLESFSDMMAVNAYKKGLEFACLIDPDVPVLLKGDPGRLRQVLTNLAGNAVKFTTKGEVFIQVSMEKTHDDQVELRFKVRDTGIGIPENKLPFLFESFTQVDSSITRKYGGTGLGLAISKQMAELLGGRIWVKSREGLGSTFYFTAQFSISAPPTPPAVQTPAIEGCRVLVAADNPMNQKVYNAILTAMDCRCSGVLDGAKALKRLIQAPGDYDVVLIDLQKPEMTGEELGRWIRKESALAGLPLVMMASAAKRGDAALLKEIGFQAFLTKPIKKTQLKECIQALRIPGPGTPDRPRDGDGEDTALVTRYTLAEMRRQASPPTGTIPKKVLLVEDNKINRKVAVKMLTSLSHEVVIAKNGVEAVDAVQAAPGEFDIILMDIQMPVMDGELATKLIRTVEMAGPFHTPVIALTANAMKGDREKFLAAGMDGYLSKPVKKKDLMEVFASL, via the coding sequence ATGATGCTCATTACACTGGATACCCGTTCCCTGTTTATTGCACTGGCGGTGGCCACACTCAGCCTCTCTCTATGCATGTTTCACTTCATGCTGTCCAGAAAGACCTATCCTGGATTTTCCACCTGGTGCCTTTCTTTTCTGTGGATCGGTATCGGCATCGGGCTCATCGGGCTGCAAGGCGTCATGCCCAGGCTAATCACCGGTGGATTGGGAAACGCGGTGATATTTTATGCCGCCTTTCTCTTTTATTCTGGGTTCCGCATGTTCGCAAACCAGCGCGTTGACCGCCGCCGTCATGCCGCAGCCTTTACGGCTTACCTGCTCTGTCACCTGTTTTTTCTCTACGGCATGCCCTGCCTTCCGGCCAGGGTGATCCTGATTTCATCGGTACTGGCGCTCTATTCCGGGTTCTGCCTGAATACGCTGCTCAACAATATCCACAGGGAAGTCAGCCGTCCCAACTGGATTCTCGCGGCGGCCCTGGGGATGCTCATTCTTTTCTTTCTGCACAGGGCCTTGCATTACCTGATCCATCCCTCCCTTGAAAAGAGTATTATAACCAGCAAGACCCTTGAGCCGACCATTTTTCCACTGGTTTTAACGGCCGTCATCATCTTTCTGGTGGTGGGCCTGATCCAGCTCAGCTACCAGCGGCTTGAAAAGGATCATGCCGACGGATACAATGATCTGGAACAGGCCATGAAGGAAGCCGAAAGTGCCACCCTGGCCAAATCGGAATTCCTGGCCAATATGAGCCATGAAATCCGGACCCCCATGAACGGCATCATCGGCATGCTGGACCTGCTGGCCGCCACCCCCCTGACCCCGGAGCAGGAAGACCTTTCCCGGTCGGCCCAGGAAAGCGCAGAATCCCTGTTGTACCTGGTCAATGATATCCTCGATTTTTCCAAAATCGAGGCCGGCATGATGGAATTGGAATCCATTGACTTCAACCTGAACATCACCCTGGAGTCCTTTTCCGATATGATGGCTGTCAATGCCTATAAAAAAGGGCTCGAATTTGCCTGCCTCATCGATCCGGACGTACCGGTGCTGCTTAAGGGGGATCCCGGACGCCTGAGGCAGGTCCTGACCAATCTGGCGGGAAATGCCGTTAAATTTACCACAAAAGGGGAAGTATTTATCCAGGTCTCCATGGAAAAAACCCATGATGACCAGGTTGAGCTTAGATTCAAGGTCCGGGATACGGGCATCGGGATTCCGGAAAATAAACTGCCCTTCCTGTTTGAATCCTTTACCCAGGTGGACAGTTCCATCACCCGCAAATACGGCGGCACAGGCCTGGGACTTGCCATATCCAAACAAATGGCCGAACTGCTGGGGGGCCGGATATGGGTTAAAAGCCGTGAAGGGCTCGGGTCTACATTTTATTTTACCGCACAATTTTCCATATCCGCCCCCCCAACGCCCCCGGCGGTTCAGACGCCGGCGATAGAAGGCTGCCGGGTCCTGGTGGCGGCGGACAATCCCATGAACCAAAAGGTATACAATGCCATATTAACGGCCATGGACTGCCGGTGCAGCGGTGTACTCGACGGTGCAAAAGCCTTGAAACGCCTGATTCAGGCACCCGGCGACTATGATGTGGTACTCATCGACCTGCAGAAACCCGAGATGACCGGGGAAGAGCTGGGAAGATGGATCCGGAAAGAAAGCGCCCTGGCCGGCCTGCCCCTGGTCATGATGGCCTCCGCAGCCAAACGGGGGGACGCGGCCCTGCTTAAGGAAATCGGATTCCAGGCCTTTTTGACGAAACCCATCAAAAAGACCCAGTTAAAGGAATGTATTCAGGCCCTGCGCATCCCCGGCCCTGGTACACCGGACCGGCCAAGGGACGGGGACGGAGAAGATACGGCCCTGGTCACCCGGTACACCCTGGCAGAAATGCGCCGCCAGGCCAGCCCGCCAACTGGGACCATCCCCAAAAAAGTGCTGCTGGTGGAAGATAATAAAATCAACCGGAAAGTCGCGGTAAAAATGCTCACCTCCCTGTCCCACGAGGTGGTGATTGCCAAAAACGGCGTGGAGGCCGTGGACGCCGTCCAGGCCGCACCCGGAGAGTTCGACATCATCCTCATGGACATCCAGATGCCGGTGATGGACGGCGAACTGGCGACGAAACTGATCCGCACCGTTGAAATGGCAGGGCCGTTCCACACCCCGGTCATTGCATTGACGGCCAATGCAATGAAAGGGGACAGGGAAAAATTTCTGGCGGCGGGAATGGACGGCTACCTGTCCAAACCCGTCAAAAAAAAGGATCTCATGGAAGTATTCGCATCCCTTTGA
- a CDS encoding amino acid-binding protein, which produces MIRREISLFLKNVPGELGKLTDLLGDAGVNIDAITIQDASSYVQNLFEARGKSLKRLASSASYSSMRRDSAEFALIRLLCDDPQKAEGLLKEKDYLFDTKDVVAIDITNQPGELSKMTKRLGKEGININYVYGSVSTGADQCLFVFCPEDVAFADSIFEGGKY; this is translated from the coding sequence ATGATCAGACGTGAAATTTCGCTCTTTCTTAAGAATGTGCCCGGAGAACTGGGAAAACTGACCGACCTGCTGGGTGATGCCGGCGTGAACATTGACGCCATCACCATCCAGGATGCCTCATCCTATGTCCAGAACCTGTTTGAAGCCCGGGGCAAATCCCTGAAGCGCCTGGCCTCCTCGGCCAGTTATTCGTCCATGCGCAGGGATTCCGCCGAGTTTGCCCTGATCCGCCTTCTATGTGATGATCCTCAAAAGGCCGAAGGACTCCTCAAGGAAAAAGACTACCTCTTCGACACCAAGGATGTGGTGGCCATCGACATCACCAACCAGCCCGGCGAACTCTCCAAGATGACCAAGCGCCTGGGCAAGGAAGGGATTAATATCAACTACGTCTACGGCTCCGTTTCCACGGGGGCCGATCAATGCCTCTTCGTCTTCTGCCCCGAAGATGTGGCCTTTGCCGATTCCATATTCGAAGGCGGCAAGTACTAA